In Leptodesmis sichuanensis A121, the following are encoded in one genomic region:
- a CDS encoding WD40 repeat domain-containing protein — translation MKHKRFSQILGISIIASLLVATVISIYGLVKSEIVLRRDSYFCLPAPPTSPPPCYGQETILSQDAVTALATSADDLLLASGTGNKIQVWNLKTLKPIRSLTGHRNWISALAFSPNGQLLASSSLDQTIRLWDLQTGTLMMTLYPRQVVTTLAFSPDGATLASGSRLVTSNSVASQIPLQLWDLNSQRIQRSIQTGPINALAFSPDGQWLAAGAQDTKLWQLPEGRWTHTLRSHQLNALLFSLDSQILVTGSEGSQGEDGMNFWQVNSGTLSRTIDSVADDLALTADGKMLASTLGGVVNLWRMKPLGYLGTLRGSQFSTMFVRFGLNGREIITGSSDGIRVWQEEKLGMKREEGRGKSYSRFHYQGLTTNDK, via the coding sequence ATGAAGCACAAACGATTTTCGCAAATTCTGGGAATTAGTATAATCGCCTCCCTGCTCGTCGCCACTGTCATCAGTATTTATGGTCTGGTCAAGAGTGAAATTGTGCTCCGACGGGACAGTTACTTTTGCCTGCCTGCTCCACCCACCAGCCCACCCCCCTGTTATGGTCAGGAAACGATCCTTTCTCAGGATGCGGTCACGGCCCTGGCGACCTCAGCGGATGACCTCCTGCTGGCCAGTGGTACAGGAAATAAGATTCAGGTATGGAACTTAAAAACGCTGAAACCGATACGATCGCTGACCGGGCACCGCAACTGGATTTCGGCACTCGCCTTCAGTCCCAATGGTCAATTACTGGCCAGCAGTAGCCTGGATCAAACCATCCGCTTGTGGGACTTGCAAACGGGCACCTTGATGATGACGCTCTATCCCCGTCAGGTCGTCACAACTCTTGCCTTCAGTCCCGATGGTGCCACTCTTGCCAGTGGTAGCCGTCTTGTCACCAGCAACAGCGTGGCTTCCCAAATTCCCCTCCAGCTTTGGGATCTGAACAGCCAACGAATTCAGCGCAGTATCCAGACTGGCCCGATCAACGCGCTCGCCTTCAGTCCTGATGGTCAGTGGTTGGCCGCAGGTGCACAGGATACTAAATTATGGCAATTGCCGGAAGGCCGTTGGACACATACCCTGCGATCGCATCAATTAAACGCTCTCCTTTTCAGTCTTGATAGCCAAATTCTGGTGACTGGCAGCGAGGGAAGCCAGGGCGAAGATGGCATGAACTTCTGGCAGGTGAACTCAGGAACCCTTAGCCGCACCATTGACTCCGTTGCCGATGACCTGGCGCTCACAGCAGATGGCAAGATGTTGGCTAGCACGTTGGGCGGTGTTGTTAACCTGTGGCGAATGAAACCTCTGGGCTATTTAGGAACCCTGCGTGGCTCTCAATTCAGCACCATGTTTGTCCGCTTTGGACTGAATGGTCGAGAGATTATTACGGGAAGCAGTGATGGCATTCGGGTGTGGCAGGAGGAGAAGTTGGGAATGAAGAGGGAAGAGGGAAGAGGGAAGAGTTATAGCCGTTTTCACTATCAGGGCTTGACGACGAATGACAAATAA
- a CDS encoding isochorismate synthase — protein MPVTLYCNQLFHTPRNLYQFLSSCQQISVEKNTSQIVSISLGIAAIDPLVVLHEIAQSEQLSFYFEKQDAIAESVFKMSGGAIAAIDAVAQLQVEGRDRFSQVKAFIKSTLADTIVAGETDLPFSGPHFFCSFAFADHSHHHGSPDFPAATVFLPRWQVSCSENGCVIVANLLLDPATALERTVDTLWQNMQTIRSLQDALISPTIQQTEFLQHQDLTPTETFKQAVQFALESIQAQQFNKIVLAHAVEMISPLAFNPVSSLNNLRQLYPDCYVFSACNGLGQYFLGASPERLVCLQNHLLVTDALAGTAPRGKTTRDDARLASSLLTNPKEMHEHQVVIDFLTHQLTQLGLSPERFPLRLRQLPNIQHLHTPIRALVPSQVHLLDVVAALHPTPAVAGLPREITCAQIDRLEPFARSLYAGPIGWVNYKGDGEFAVGIRSALVEGGRARLFAGAGIVQGSDPERELAEVQLKLQVLRAALV, from the coding sequence ATGCCAGTCACTTTGTATTGCAATCAACTTTTTCACACCCCCAGAAATTTATATCAATTTCTTTCAAGTTGTCAGCAAATTTCTGTCGAAAAAAATACCTCTCAAATTGTCAGTATTTCTCTAGGAATTGCTGCGATCGATCCCCTTGTTGTCTTACATGAAATTGCTCAATCTGAGCAGTTAAGCTTCTATTTTGAGAAGCAGGATGCGATCGCAGAAAGTGTCTTTAAAATGTCAGGGGGAGCAATCGCCGCCATTGATGCCGTAGCTCAACTACAGGTGGAAGGACGCGATCGTTTTAGCCAGGTGAAAGCCTTTATAAAATCGACGCTGGCTGACACGATCGTGGCTGGCGAAACTGACTTACCCTTCTCCGGCCCCCACTTCTTTTGTAGTTTTGCTTTCGCAGATCACTCCCATCACCACGGCTCCCCAGACTTTCCAGCCGCAACCGTGTTTCTCCCTCGTTGGCAGGTTTCCTGCTCCGAAAATGGCTGTGTCATCGTCGCCAACCTATTACTTGATCCAGCCACCGCTTTAGAGCGCACTGTCGATACTCTCTGGCAAAACATGCAAACCATTCGCTCCCTACAGGATGCATTGATCAGTCCCACAATTCAGCAGACAGAGTTTTTGCAGCACCAGGATTTAACCCCCACAGAAACCTTCAAGCAAGCAGTTCAGTTTGCTTTAGAGTCCATTCAAGCCCAGCAATTTAATAAAATTGTCCTGGCCCATGCCGTAGAAATGATTTCGCCTCTGGCGTTCAACCCGGTTTCTTCCCTGAATAACCTGCGGCAGTTGTACCCCGATTGTTATGTCTTTTCTGCCTGCAATGGACTGGGCCAATATTTCCTGGGAGCCAGCCCGGAGCGGCTTGTCTGCCTACAAAATCATCTGTTAGTGACCGATGCTTTGGCAGGGACTGCACCACGCGGCAAAACAACGCGGGACGATGCCAGACTTGCCAGCAGCCTGTTAACTAATCCCAAAGAAATGCATGAGCATCAGGTGGTGATTGATTTCTTGACCCATCAGCTAACTCAGTTAGGATTATCTCCCGAACGATTCCCCCTGCGCCTGCGCCAACTACCAAACATTCAGCATCTGCACACCCCCATCCGCGCCCTCGTCCCTTCCCAGGTTCATTTACTGGATGTGGTGGCGGCTCTCCATCCCACTCCAGCGGTAGCCGGACTGCCGCGAGAAATCACTTGTGCCCAGATCGATCGCCTGGAACCGTTTGCCCGATCGCTTTATGCAGGTCCGATCGGCTGGGTAAATTACAAGGGCGACGGAGAATTTGCGGTAGGCATTCGCTCTGCCCTGGTGGAAGGGGGCCGTGCCCGTCTGTTTGCGGGTGCCGGCATCGTCCAGGGATCAGATCCAGAGCGGGAACTGGCCGAGGTGCAATTGAAGCTACAGGTGTTGAGGGCGGCTTTGGTGTAA
- a CDS encoding acyl-CoA thioesterase: MPFIYQRTVQFQDTDAAGVVYFANLLAMCHEAYEASLSASGMDLRQFFSPAEEVYPITHAEVDFFRPLFCGDRLTIHLNPRQVQSSEFEIRYKVYLTDVPEKPVSEAMTWHIAVDATTGSRKNLSQPIVHWLSQYSDGQPARGNGQPPKPLNGPD, from the coding sequence GTGCCTTTCATTTATCAACGAACGGTTCAATTTCAAGATACCGATGCTGCCGGAGTGGTATATTTTGCCAATCTCCTGGCCATGTGTCACGAAGCCTATGAAGCCTCCCTCTCCGCTTCCGGGATGGATTTAAGACAGTTTTTCAGTCCGGCAGAGGAAGTTTATCCGATTACCCACGCCGAAGTGGACTTTTTTCGGCCCCTGTTCTGTGGCGATCGCTTAACGATTCACCTCAACCCGCGTCAGGTGCAGTCCTCAGAATTTGAAATCCGCTACAAGGTTTACTTAACCGATGTGCCAGAGAAGCCCGTTAGCGAAGCTATGACCTGGCATATTGCGGTAGATGCCACTACGGGTAGTCGCAAGAATCTATCTCAGCCGATCGTGCACTGGTTGTCTCAGTACAGTGATGGTCAGCCAGCGCGGGGCAATGGTCAGCCACCCAAGCCCTTAAATGGGCCTGATTAA
- a CDS encoding 2-succinylbenzoate--CoA ligase, which translates to MKTPLIYLQQQTKADWLIGHSSQKVLSLAEHLIQELLTYPQPDPEEPFQILLAHRDPVQFLAHFIAACTVPSHLFLCNPDWAAAEWQQVLELVQPDLIWQDGTIEIQNSKFKIQNSDQPFVIHHSSLVEDKGQRTKDERKSKIQNLTSQIAIPTGGSSGKIRFVIHTWDTLMASVRGFQQYFEVEQVNCCCVLPLYHVSGLMQIMRSLTSGGQLVILPFKTFASGHFPNFDPQTFFLSLVPTQLHRLLQDRRFTETPLPSPHSLHPPITSPPHHSPLLPPSPIPHPPFPFLSHFKAILLGGAPTWPELLNQARELRLPLAPTYGMTETASQIATLKPADFLQGKTGVGQVLPHAQIQICNDQGDRLPANQPGLIHIHSPSLALSYYLPPPAPHSPLPTPFQPDDIGYLDADGYLHLLGRNSDKIITGGENVFPAEVEAAIQATGLVSDVCVMGVSDRLWGQAITAFYSPIEPDLSIASLKAALQTRLSKFKHPKHWIAMASLPRNAQGKINQAHLRAWVADHCPALADHHCTETTSARSAEIDSCDYP; encoded by the coding sequence ATGAAAACCCCTCTGATCTATTTACAACAGCAGACTAAAGCTGACTGGTTGATCGGCCATTCCAGCCAGAAAGTTCTTTCTTTAGCAGAACACCTGATCCAAGAACTCCTGACCTATCCGCAGCCTGATCCGGAGGAACCCTTCCAGATCCTGCTGGCTCACCGCGATCCGGTTCAATTCCTGGCTCACTTCATCGCCGCCTGTACCGTCCCCAGCCATCTCTTCCTGTGTAATCCCGATTGGGCTGCAGCCGAATGGCAACAGGTTCTTGAACTGGTTCAGCCCGATCTAATCTGGCAAGACGGGACTATAGAAATTCAAAATTCAAAATTCAAAATTCAAAATTCTGATCAGCCATTCGTCATTCATCATTCGTCACTGGTTGAGGACAAAGGACAAAGGACAAAGGACGAAAGAAAATCCAAAATTCAAAATCTAACATCCCAAATCGCCATCCCTACCGGTGGTTCCTCCGGCAAAATTCGCTTCGTCATTCACACCTGGGATACCTTAATGGCTTCTGTCAGAGGATTTCAGCAGTATTTTGAGGTGGAGCAAGTCAATTGCTGTTGTGTCTTGCCCCTGTACCATGTCAGTGGCTTAATGCAGATCATGCGATCGCTCACCTCTGGCGGCCAACTCGTCATCCTTCCCTTCAAAACTTTTGCATCCGGCCATTTCCCCAACTTTGATCCACAGACCTTCTTCCTCTCCCTCGTCCCCACACAACTCCACCGCCTGCTGCAGGACAGACGTTTCACCGAAACGCCTTTACCATCTCCTCATTCACTCCATCCCCCCATCACTTCACCACCCCATCATTCTCCCCTTCTCCCCCCATCCCCCATCCCCCATCCCCCATTCCCTTTCCTCTCCCACTTCAAAGCCATCCTCCTCGGCGGCGCACCCACCTGGCCAGAATTACTTAACCAGGCCCGTGAATTACGCTTACCCCTGGCTCCCACCTACGGCATGACCGAAACCGCCTCCCAAATTGCCACCCTCAAACCAGCAGACTTTTTGCAGGGAAAAACAGGGGTAGGGCAGGTACTCCCTCACGCCCAAATTCAGATTTGTAACGACCAGGGCGATCGTCTACCCGCCAACCAACCCGGCCTGATTCATATTCATTCCCCCTCCCTGGCCCTCAGCTATTACCTCCCACCCCCCGCTCCTCACTCCCCACTCCCCACCCCCTTCCAACCCGACGACATCGGCTATCTCGACGCAGATGGCTACCTGCACCTGTTAGGTCGGAACAGCGACAAGATTATTACCGGAGGAGAGAATGTCTTTCCTGCCGAAGTGGAGGCGGCCATTCAGGCGACAGGACTGGTGAGTGATGTGTGTGTCATGGGAGTCAGCGATCGCCTCTGGGGACAAGCCATCACCGCTTTCTATAGCCCGATCGAGCCGGATCTGTCGATCGCCTCCTTAAAGGCAGCTTTGCAGACCCGGCTCAGTAAGTTCAAACATCCCAAACACTGGATTGCTATGGCATCTCTGCCACGTAATGCCCAGGGAAAAATTAATCAGGCCCATTTAAGGGCTTGGGTGGCTGACCATTGCCCCGCGCTGGCTGACCATCACTGTACTGAGACAACCAGTGCACGATCGGCTGAGATAGATTCTTGCGACTACCCGTAG
- a CDS encoding single-stranded DNA-binding protein yields the protein MNHCILMADIIQNPELRYTSDTQTPIAEMMVQFPGSRPEDPPATLKVIGWGNLAQEIQANYHEGDRVIIEGRLTMNTIDRPEGFKEKRAELTAQRLHRLPGDHAWTATTAASETPGSPPSAQRHQGTTAPRANGSPKAKSPVSTFAAPANPIPEPNLDDIPF from the coding sequence ATGAACCACTGCATCCTCATGGCGGACATTATTCAAAATCCTGAACTCCGCTACACCTCTGACACCCAAACCCCGATCGCCGAAATGATGGTGCAGTTTCCTGGCTCTCGTCCTGAAGATCCGCCTGCCACCCTGAAAGTGATTGGTTGGGGCAATTTGGCACAGGAAATTCAAGCCAACTACCACGAAGGCGATCGCGTGATCATCGAAGGTCGCCTGACTATGAATACGATCGATCGTCCTGAAGGCTTTAAAGAAAAGCGGGCTGAATTAACAGCCCAACGGCTCCATCGCCTGCCGGGGGATCATGCCTGGACTGCCACTACGGCTGCTAGCGAAACACCTGGAAGTCCCCCATCTGCTCAACGGCATCAGGGAACCACCGCTCCTCGTGCCAATGGCTCTCCCAAAGCAAAGTCTCCAGTTTCCACCTTTGCTGCCCCGGCCAACCCTATCCCTGAACCTAATCTAGACGACATTCCCTTTTAA
- a CDS encoding o-succinylbenzoate synthase, which yields MDSCWEQYGADDLCIRFAYRSYRRPFRQPLSTSYGEWREREGIIIRLTDRNDRVGWGEIAPVPWFGSETLEQALEFCFQLPPLVDFDQIVAIPNHLPACQFGFESAWQELGWHEARGAKHKVQDGQVDKSRSLDETGMMNSVLLPAGKAALAGWQKFWQRGDRTFKWKIGVADLETELALFQELMAQLPRNAQLRLDANGGLRIAEAERWLQVCESWPVEYLEQPLPPNQLNDLLKLSAQYSTPLALDESVATLEQLKTCYERGWRGIYVIKPAIAGFPSHLRQFCQSHAIDAVFSSVFETTIGQQAGLKLAAELGNCDRAMGYGIAHWLNESHENPSDLFTTAD from the coding sequence TTGGATTCATGCTGGGAGCAGTATGGGGCTGACGATTTGTGTATCCGGTTTGCCTACCGTTCTTACCGCCGCCCATTTCGACAGCCGTTGAGCACCAGTTATGGTGAATGGCGCGAGCGAGAGGGCATTATTATCCGATTGACAGATAGGAACGATCGGGTCGGTTGGGGAGAAATTGCTCCAGTACCCTGGTTTGGCTCCGAAACCCTGGAACAGGCATTAGAATTTTGCTTCCAATTGCCGCCACTGGTAGATTTTGACCAGATTGTGGCCATTCCCAATCATTTACCAGCCTGTCAGTTTGGATTTGAGTCGGCATGGCAGGAATTAGGGTGGCACGAGGCGCGAGGCGCAAAGCACAAGGTACAGGATGGGCAGGTTGATAAGAGCCGATCGCTGGATGAAACCGGAATGATGAACAGTGTGTTGTTGCCAGCGGGGAAGGCGGCATTAGCAGGCTGGCAGAAGTTTTGGCAGCGGGGCGATCGTACCTTCAAGTGGAAGATCGGAGTCGCTGACCTGGAAACTGAACTGGCGCTATTTCAAGAACTAATGGCCCAACTTCCCAGAAATGCTCAACTGCGATTGGATGCCAATGGTGGATTGAGGATTGCGGAAGCTGAACGCTGGTTACAGGTCTGCGAATCGTGGCCAGTGGAATATCTGGAACAACCCTTACCGCCCAACCAGTTGAATGACCTGCTCAAATTGAGTGCCCAATACTCCACTCCCCTGGCTCTGGATGAATCGGTTGCCACATTGGAACAGTTAAAGACCTGCTATGAGCGGGGTTGGCGGGGAATTTACGTGATTAAACCTGCGATCGCAGGATTTCCCTCTCACCTGCGCCAGTTTTGCCAAAGCCATGCCATTGATGCCGTGTTTTCCTCCGTCTTTGAAACCACCATTGGTCAGCAGGCGGGCTTGAAGCTGGCCGCAGAGTTAGGAAATTGCGATCGGGCCATGGGTTATGGTATCGCTCACTGGTTGAATGAGTCTCATGAAAACCCCTCTGATCTATTTACAACAGCAGACTAA
- a CDS encoding mannose-1-phosphate guanyltransferase, giving the protein MRAVLMAGGSGTRLRPLTCDLPKPMVPVLNRPIAEHIINLLKLNGIDEVIATLHYLPDVMRDYFQDGSDFGIQMTYAVEEDQPLGTAGCVKNIAELLDDTFLVISGDSITDFDLRAAIAFHKAHNSKATLVLTRVPNPLEFGVVITDENYRISRFLEKPSSSEIFSDTVNTGIYILEPEVLDYLPENQETDFSKDLFPQLLAEGEPMYGYIAEGYWCDVGHLDIYREAHYDGLYRKVKLNFAYEELSPGIWKGQNTYIDPSVRIEPPVLIGSNCRIGPRVQIDGGTVLGDNVTVGADANLKRPIIWNGAIIGEEAHLRACVIARGTRVGRRAHVLEGAVVGSLSTIGEEAQVSPSVRVWPNKKVEPGAILNINLIWGQAAHRNLFGQRGVSGLANIDITPEFAVKLGAAYGSTLKPGSHVTVSRDQRTISQMVSRSLIAGLMSVGVNIQNLEATAIPVARSIVPSLSIAGGIHVRVHPDRADHILIEFFDHKGINISKAREKKIEGAYFKEDFRRAQMHEIGTMAYANQVIDIYGINFERHLNVEAIRHSSSKVVIDYVYAVSGAVLPQILAKFGCDAVVLNASLNQMVPSSTDREALLSQLGHVVEALKATFGVQVYANGEQLMLVDEAGSPIRGEMLTALMAEIMLAQHPRGTVVVPVHASSAVEQIARRHDGRVVRTKANPTALMEACQISPNVVLGGSGDMGFIFPHLHPGFDAMFCIGKIIELLTIQERTLGQIRAELPRVSHKTYTVRCPWSAKGALMRRLVETHPVECLELVDGVKIFSYQHDGWVLILPDAGEPLVHIFANSSDRGWVDETLREYRIRVQEFVDQEEARTENAIYAETSF; this is encoded by the coding sequence ATGCGAGCAGTTCTGATGGCAGGAGGATCTGGAACCCGGCTCCGACCACTGACTTGCGACCTCCCAAAGCCGATGGTGCCTGTGCTGAATCGCCCGATCGCAGAACACATCATCAATCTGCTGAAGTTGAACGGCATCGACGAAGTGATCGCCACCCTGCACTACTTGCCGGATGTGATGCGAGATTACTTTCAGGACGGCAGTGACTTCGGGATTCAAATGACTTATGCCGTGGAAGAAGACCAACCTCTGGGAACAGCGGGCTGCGTCAAAAATATTGCCGAACTGCTGGATGATACATTCCTGGTGATCAGCGGTGACAGTATTACCGATTTTGACTTAAGAGCCGCGATCGCCTTTCACAAAGCCCACAATTCCAAAGCCACCCTAGTGCTTACCCGTGTTCCCAATCCCCTGGAATTTGGCGTGGTGATCACCGATGAAAATTATCGTATCAGCCGGTTTCTGGAAAAACCGTCCAGCAGTGAAATCTTTTCAGACACGGTGAATACGGGCATTTACATCCTGGAACCGGAAGTGTTGGACTACCTGCCTGAAAACCAGGAAACCGACTTTTCTAAGGATCTGTTTCCTCAGTTGCTGGCCGAAGGGGAACCGATGTATGGCTACATTGCCGAGGGCTACTGGTGCGATGTCGGACATTTAGACATCTACCGGGAAGCTCACTACGATGGCCTGTACCGCAAAGTCAAACTGAACTTCGCTTACGAAGAACTGTCTCCCGGCATCTGGAAAGGCCAGAACACCTACATTGACCCCTCTGTCCGGATTGAGCCTCCCGTATTGATTGGCAGCAATTGTCGCATTGGCCCACGAGTACAAATCGATGGCGGCACGGTGCTGGGAGATAACGTTACGGTAGGAGCCGATGCCAACCTGAAACGTCCGATCATCTGGAATGGAGCCATCATCGGAGAAGAAGCCCATCTGCGAGCCTGTGTGATTGCCAGAGGCACCCGTGTCGGTCGCCGTGCCCATGTGCTGGAAGGAGCCGTTGTGGGGTCGCTATCGACGATCGGGGAAGAGGCCCAGGTAAGTCCATCCGTGCGAGTCTGGCCCAACAAGAAAGTAGAACCGGGAGCCATTCTCAACATCAACCTTATCTGGGGACAGGCCGCCCATCGGAATTTGTTTGGTCAACGGGGCGTATCAGGACTGGCCAATATCGACATTACTCCAGAATTTGCCGTCAAGCTGGGAGCAGCCTACGGTTCTACATTGAAGCCCGGTTCCCATGTCACCGTTTCCCGCGATCAGCGGACCATTTCTCAAATGGTGTCGCGATCGCTGATTGCTGGGTTGATGTCGGTTGGCGTGAATATTCAAAACCTGGAAGCTACAGCCATTCCCGTTGCCCGATCGATCGTGCCCTCCCTTTCCATTGCCGGAGGTATTCATGTCCGGGTGCATCCCGATCGAGCCGACCATATTCTGATTGAATTTTTCGACCATAAAGGCATCAACATTTCCAAAGCACGGGAGAAGAAAATTGAGGGAGCCTACTTCAAAGAAGACTTCCGCCGCGCTCAGATGCACGAAATTGGCACAATGGCCTACGCAAATCAGGTCATTGACATCTACGGCATCAACTTTGAACGGCATCTGAACGTGGAAGCCATTCGTCACAGCAGTTCCAAAGTGGTGATTGATTATGTCTACGCGGTTTCTGGAGCCGTGTTGCCGCAGATCCTGGCAAAATTTGGCTGTGATGCCGTAGTTCTGAATGCCAGCTTGAACCAGATGGTGCCCAGCAGCACCGATCGGGAAGCGCTCCTGAGCCAGTTGGGGCATGTGGTAGAAGCGCTGAAAGCCACCTTTGGGGTACAGGTCTATGCCAATGGTGAACAACTAATGCTGGTGGATGAAGCCGGTAGTCCGATTCGGGGCGAGATGCTGACGGCACTGATGGCCGAGATCATGCTGGCTCAACATCCCAGAGGTACGGTGGTCGTCCCCGTTCATGCCTCCAGTGCTGTGGAACAAATTGCCCGTCGTCACGATGGTCGGGTGGTTCGAACCAAAGCCAATCCAACCGCGCTGATGGAAGCCTGTCAGATCAGTCCCAATGTGGTGCTGGGTGGCAGTGGCGATATGGGCTTCATTTTTCCCCATCTGCATCCCGGCTTTGATGCCATGTTCTGTATCGGCAAGATTATTGAATTACTCACCATTCAGGAGCGCACCCTGGGTCAGATCCGGGCCGAACTGCCGCGTGTCAGTCACAAAACCTATACCGTTCGCTGTCCCTGGTCGGCGAAGGGGGCACTGATGCGACGATTGGTAGAAACCCATCCCGTGGAGTGTCTGGAACTGGTGGATGGGGTGAAAATCTTCAGCTATCAACACGATGGCTGGGTGTTGATTCTGCCCGATGCCGGAGAACCCCTGGTACATATTTTCGCCAACAGCAGCGATCGCGGCTGGGTGGATGAAACCCTGCGAGAATACCGCATCCGGGTGCAGGAATTCGTTGATCAGGAGGAAGCCAGAACCGAAAACGCCATTTATGCAGAAACTTCGTTCTAA
- a CDS encoding class I SAM-dependent methyltransferase, which yields MPEKRPDPRNAASNTGFEVLRDRQDWDSLVNAVAARFNRDYQGIKPELPEEVKAMPIYQEQVSGLLQAKLTSPFWQLAKPQKNQRCLDIGCGVGFLIYAWREWEALFYGLEISTVARDVLNARGPQLNSKLFKGVELGAAHQMPYEASQFDLAISTSVSCYYPIAYWVEVLAEAKRVLKPGGFFVFDVVDPELSTSENWAILETYAGTEVFLEPLANWKVAIQSAGGKIVKTLPGEVFQLYKVGF from the coding sequence ATGCCTGAGAAACGCCCAGATCCCCGCAATGCAGCATCGAACACTGGTTTTGAGGTCTTGCGCGATCGCCAGGATTGGGACAGTCTAGTCAATGCTGTTGCTGCTCGCTTTAACCGAGACTATCAGGGGATTAAGCCAGAGTTACCGGAAGAAGTGAAAGCGATGCCGATTTATCAAGAACAGGTATCTGGTCTGTTACAGGCCAAATTAACTTCTCCCTTCTGGCAACTGGCCAAACCGCAAAAGAATCAACGTTGTCTGGATATCGGCTGTGGGGTGGGCTTTCTCATCTATGCATGGCGAGAGTGGGAAGCGTTATTTTACGGGCTGGAAATCAGCACTGTGGCGCGAGATGTCTTAAATGCGCGTGGTCCTCAACTGAACTCCAAGCTGTTCAAGGGAGTGGAGTTGGGAGCAGCCCACCAGATGCCCTATGAGGCCAGCCAGTTTGATCTGGCAATTTCCACGAGTGTCAGTTGCTATTACCCGATCGCATACTGGGTGGAGGTACTGGCAGAAGCCAAGCGAGTATTAAAGCCCGGTGGATTTTTTGTCTTTGATGTGGTGGATCCGGAACTATCCACTTCAGAAAACTGGGCAATTTTGGAAACCTATGCCGGTACGGAAGTCTTTTTAGAGCCGCTGGCGAACTGGAAAGTGGCGATTCAATCAGCGGGTGGAAAAATTGTGAAAACTCTTCCGGGTGAAGTATTTCAGCTTTATAAGGTAGGATTTTAG
- the menA gene encoding 2-carboxy-1,4-naphthoquinone phytyltransferase, producing MVTRTVDPAKKKLWLAAIKPPMYSVAIMPIWVGTAVAYAETGVLHLAIFATFLISAMLILAWENLSNDVFDSETGVDVNKANSLVNLTGNKSLIFWSGNLCLATGLMGIGTIAFWQQDLTVIGLILVCCALGYIYQGPPFRLSYQGWGEFLCFFAFGPVALAAVYYSQTKSWSVTNFAASVIVGLVTSLILFCSHFNQVDDDAAVGKKSPVVRLGSQRSAQLLPWICATLYGLTVMGIVARLFPVWTLLVFVSVPYAVKLCRFISSHYHEPAKLLYCRFIAVALHFWMGLMLGVGFMLGAVWG from the coding sequence ATGGTCACCAGAACTGTTGATCCTGCAAAAAAGAAACTCTGGCTGGCGGCAATTAAACCCCCCATGTACAGCGTGGCAATTATGCCGATCTGGGTGGGAACAGCGGTCGCCTATGCGGAAACCGGGGTGCTTCACCTGGCGATCTTTGCCACTTTCCTGATTTCCGCGATGCTCATCCTGGCCTGGGAAAACCTGAGCAATGATGTGTTTGACTCAGAAACCGGAGTGGATGTCAATAAGGCTAACTCCCTGGTGAACTTGACGGGCAATAAATCCCTGATCTTCTGGAGCGGCAATCTCTGTCTGGCAACTGGGCTGATGGGGATTGGGACGATCGCCTTCTGGCAACAAGACCTGACCGTAATCGGGTTAATCCTGGTCTGTTGTGCTCTCGGCTATATCTATCAGGGGCCACCCTTTCGCTTGAGTTACCAGGGGTGGGGAGAATTTCTTTGCTTCTTTGCCTTTGGGCCTGTTGCCTTGGCTGCGGTTTACTACAGCCAGACGAAATCCTGGTCAGTCACCAACTTTGCGGCTTCGGTGATTGTTGGTTTGGTCACCAGTCTGATTCTCTTCTGCTCCCACTTCAATCAGGTAGATGATGATGCCGCTGTGGGCAAGAAATCGCCCGTGGTACGCCTGGGAAGTCAGCGATCGGCTCAACTGCTGCCCTGGATTTGTGCCACCCTTTACGGCCTCACAGTTATGGGAATTGTGGCCCGACTTTTCCCAGTCTGGACGCTGCTCGTCTTTGTCAGTGTTCCCTATGCTGTGAAGCTCTGCCGTTTCATTAGCAGCCACTACCACGAACCTGCAAAACTGCTCTACTGCCGCTTTATTGCCGTTGCCCTGCACTTCTGGATGGGGTTAATGCTGGGCGTTGGATTCATGCTGGGAGCAGTATGGGGCTGA